The Flavobacterium jumunjinense genome includes a region encoding these proteins:
- a CDS encoding phospholipase A, protein MKYNNLLLLFALSLFFNQKTKAQSNTAIDSIQFKNVVEEMPSFTIFGDNYIISGTTLGETPNSNNSDAKMQIGFKQRVTNATLPWNTFLFFTYKQKAFWDIYKKSLPFRETNYNPGLAVIKPFFKSGKLNELMMLQYEHESNGRDLEFSRSWNFLSLYYMRYLSNNFTGGIKAWVPIGDKPDNNDITDYRGFGNIDLAYKLNENLILESDFRKAFSFDWKGSLMLGVNYKISKKNNQYIYLQYYLGYSEDLINYNQDTHKLRIGIAFKDLLFKFKQQ, encoded by the coding sequence ATGAAATATAACAATTTACTTTTATTATTTGCACTATCTCTCTTTTTTAACCAAAAAACAAAAGCGCAATCGAACACAGCTATAGATAGTATTCAATTTAAAAATGTTGTAGAAGAAATGCCTTCTTTTACAATATTTGGAGATAATTATATTATTTCTGGAACTACACTAGGAGAAACACCTAATAGTAATAATAGCGATGCCAAAATGCAAATCGGTTTCAAACAAAGAGTAACAAATGCTACTTTACCTTGGAACACTTTTTTGTTTTTTACTTACAAACAAAAGGCTTTTTGGGACATTTATAAAAAATCTTTACCCTTTAGAGAAACAAATTATAATCCTGGACTGGCAGTTATTAAACCTTTTTTTAAGAGTGGAAAGCTAAATGAATTAATGATGCTTCAATATGAACACGAATCGAATGGTCGAGATTTAGAGTTTTCAAGAAGTTGGAATTTTCTCTCTTTGTATTATATGCGTTATTTAAGCAATAATTTTACAGGTGGAATTAAAGCTTGGGTTCCTATTGGAGACAAACCAGATAATAATGATATTACCGATTATAGAGGTTTCGGAAATATTGATTTAGCCTACAAATTGAATGAAAATTTAATACTGGAAAGTGATTTTAGAAAAGCTTTTAGCTTCGATTGGAAAGGTAGTCTTATGCTAGGTGTAAATTATAAAATCTCTAAGAAAAATAATCAATACATTTATTTGCAATACTATTTAGGGTATTCTGAAGATTTAATTAATTACAACCAAGATACTCATAAACTTAGAATTGGTATTGCTTTTAAAGATTTACTCTTCAAGTTTAAGCAACAATAA